CGCCCAACAAGCCGAGCCCGATGCCGCATATGGACCTCGATATCCGACACAGGTGGCCAGTAGCCGCTGCCGTCCCTGCGGACAGGTATGCCGGGTCACCCGGCATACCTGTCCGGCCGAGCCAGCCGCCCAGGTTGGTCAGCTCGACAGGAACCGCCGGTTCCACCGGCGTTGCCACTCGACGTTGCGCCAGCCGGGGTGGTGCGGCGCGGAGTTCGAGCCGAGGACGACCCCCCAGAACCCGTGCGCCATGCAGCGTTCCAACGCCTCTTCGGCGATACCCTGACCGACCGGTCCGTCCTCGAACTCGGCGTGCAGCGGGGTGTAGCCGACCCACCCCTCCCCGATCACCGTGGGAACGTGGTGCCGCTGCGCCCAGCGGGCGATGACCGAGAGCCTGTCGTCCAGGGCGTAGGTCATGGCGACCCGGTAGTCGCCGTAGTTTTCGTACAGCCACCGGTCCCACCGGGCGGTGTCCACCCAGTCGTAGGTGTAGAACATGCTCGCCGAGACACCGGTGGCCTCCAGCCGCCACGGGTCGGCCTGTTCTGCGTACTGCTCGAACGGCGGGGCGTCCTCCCGCAACAGGCTACGCAGCTGCGGCCGGGGAAACTCCGGCGGCGCCACCCGTACCCCCGCCCATCGCTCCAGCGCCGCGAGGACGCCGTAGACATAGACATGGAAGTGCGCGACCTGCCCGTTGTCCGGTACGGCACCGATGTCGAGGTACGGGGGGATGCCGTAGCACGTCGTGGCCATGACGTCGGGGTGCCGCTCGCGCATCAGCGCGACTGCGTCGGCCACGGCCTGCCGCTGCGGCCAGTACGGGTCGGTCTCCCCGCCCGGCAGCCGGTTCAACCGGCTGAGGTCGACCTCGTTGTGCAGTTCGGCGTAGGCGATCCGGTCGGCCAGGCCGGCGTCCTTGAGGAACTGCACCAGGTCGGCCATCGCCCGGGCGATGGTGACGTGTCGCTGCTCCGGTTCGATGGCCATCAGCGCGTCGTACCACTGCCGTTCCTGCAGGAAGGCGGGGCTCTGCTGGTATTCCCAGGACGACAGGATCACGTGGCAGTCGTGTCGACGGGCCGCCTCGAACAGTTCCCGCAGCCGGCGCCGGCCGTCGAGGACGGCGCCGCCTGCCACGTC
This genomic interval from Micromonospora coxensis contains the following:
- a CDS encoding cellulase-like family protein gives rise to the protein MTPSHPVGVPAHLPPRLTITLWDFTWYTQSTEGEPFHDLDAAFAEAVERGYNTVRICAMPYLLFGDHDIDTSALRFTTMGGGVGRRTRWYDVAGGAVLDGRRRLRELFEAARRHDCHVILSSWEYQQSPAFLQERQWYDALMAIEPEQRHVTIARAMADLVQFLKDAGLADRIAYAELHNEVDLSRLNRLPGGETDPYWPQRQAVADAVALMRERHPDVMATTCYGIPPYLDIGAVPDNGQVAHFHVYVYGVLAALERWAGVRVAPPEFPRPQLRSLLREDAPPFEQYAEQADPWRLEATGVSASMFYTYDWVDTARWDRWLYENYGDYRVAMTYALDDRLSVIARWAQRHHVPTVIGEGWVGYTPLHAEFEDGPVGQGIAEEALERCMAHGFWGVVLGSNSAPHHPGWRNVEWQRRWNRRFLSS